In Xanthocytophaga agilis, the genomic stretch AATGATAAGTGTCTGACCAACGGCTTTTTCGGGTGTGAGGCCTAGCATCTTAATAAGTGTTTCATTGACTACAAAGCCATTAAACCCCTGTCCATCAGGCATCCGGTTAGCTTCTGACAGCCACTGACCGGATAATACTGTGAGATTATACAGACTGGCATAGGGAAGATCTACTACTTTCATTTCAGCCTGTCGCATTTGTGTCAAAGGTTCTGAGGGAAGGCGGAAGTCAGTGCCATAGGAGTTGGCTGTAGTGGGTGCTCCAGAGGAATAACTCACCTGCTTTATAGACGGATGGGCTAATAACCGCTGCCGAAACTGCTCCTGTTGCATTGCAGTTTGGTTAGGTGGCATTTTTACAGTTACTACAGCTTCTGTGACAAAGCCGAGGTCTTTGTGCTGGAAGTAGTCCATCTGCTGTGCTACAATCAACATCCCTACCAGAAGACAATAGGTAATGCCAAACTGAAAGATGATAAGCCCTTTACGTAATAGCAATCCATAAGAGCCTGTCTTGATAACACCTTTCAATGCTTTGATAGGCTGGTAATGTGTGAGTACTATAGCGGGATAAAAACCTGCTATAATAGAAACTATTATACAAAGCAGAATAGAAAAAACAATAAGCGTACTGTCAATCTGCAGGTCTAACTCAATAATGGTAAGATACGAATTGAGTGAGCTCAGTAACCAGTGTAAAAAGACTGTTGATAGGCCAACTGCAATAACAACAATCAGAAAAGTTTCCGAGACAAATTGAAAGAATAACTGTAGTTGGGTTCCTCCTATTGCTTTGCGTATTCCTACTTCTTTACTGCGTTTTACAGCCTGAGCTGTAGTAAGATTGATAAAGTTAATGCAAGCAATCAGAATAAGGAAGACTCCAAGACTTGCCAATGACCATAACAATTCCTTTTGTACTGTATAACTTCCCAGACTGCCATATTGCGTTTGTGTATGTATATCCGTTAAAGGCTGTAAGAAATAGCTGGACCGACGATCATCTTCTGCCTTCATGTATTTCTTTTTCAAGGCTGCTAGTTGCTTCTCAAAGGTGGAAGGTTGTATAGTCGGATCAAGAAGCACATAGGTAGTACCTTCATAGTTCCCCGACCAATTAGTAGCCTTATACGGATTATTGGTCTTAAAAAACTGGTAATTAACAATCAGATCAAACAGTAGATTAGTATTGACAGGAGGGTTCTGGATAATTCCGGAAATAATCAGTTCATCTGTATTGTTGAGTTTCAATGTTTTGCCTATCAGGGTTTCTTTTTGGGAAACCTCTGTAGGAAAGTATTTTTCTGCAGAACGTTGTGTCAATATCACAGCATTCGGTTTGTTAAAGGCTGTCTGAGGGCTTCCTGCTATCCAGAGGCCATTTTCTTTTTGGTCAAATACTTTCTGAAAATCAAAAAGTTGTAAATAGTATTTGTCTACAAACAGGATCTTTTTCTCTTCAAAACGGCGGATGTTTCCTTTGCCATCATCTGAACTGATAATGCGGCTGATAGGGCCGGCTGTCTGGGCTGTTATGCTACCCGGAATATCACTACGTATAGCTTCAGCCAGTGGATAGGCTGTAGTATTCCAATACTGAGTGCCATTCGCTTTGTGGTTGTGTTCCACGATCCGGAAAATGTGGCTGGACTGACTGTGAAAGGTATCAAAGCTGAGTTCATAGGTTAAAAAAACATAGATAACCATACTACACACAATCCCTAATGCAAGACCTGTTACATTGATCAACGTATAAACTCTGCCTACCCAGAGCCGCCGAAATGCGATAGTGATATAATTACGTAACATACATGAGAAGAAGTAAAAGGTGTGAACGTACTCTTCTATACGTATTGCATTTGTGCAGATAAGATTGGTTCTGACAGGATATTATCCAGATTATTCCAGCTGGCAGTAAAAAAGTCTACCTCCCAGAACCAGTATCTTTTATCCTTCAATCCGGCCATCAAACAGGTTGATGATCCGGCTTCCGTACGCAGCGTTTTTCTCAGAGTGTGTTACCTGAATGATAGTTACACCTTCCTGGTTTAACTGTTTGAACAGATCCATAATTTCTTCGCCTTGCTTACTGTTCAGGTTACCGGTTGGTTCATCAGCCAGGATTAGTTTGGGTTTGGTAATAATGGCACGGGCTATACCTACCAACTGCTGCTGTCCACCTGATAACTGGCTAGGAAACAAATCTTTTTTTCCTACCATATGAAAACGGTCCAGAATGTCGGCTACCAGTGATTGCCGCTCAGACGATTTCATGCCATGATACAACAGGGGTGTTTCAATATTTTCATATACTGTTAACTCATCAATCAGGTGGTACGCCTGAAATACAAAGCCTATGTATTTTTTGTAAAGCTCAGACCGTTGCTTTTCACGGATTTTATGTACAGGCTGTTCAATGAAATAGTATTCACCTTCTGATGGTTCGTCCATCATACCCAGAATATGTAACAGAGTTGACTTTCCCGAACCGGATGGTCCCATAATGGAAATAAATTCGCCTTCCTGTACGTCCAGGTTCACATCCCGTAAAATAAATGTTCTTCCAGCTTTAGAATCGTACCACTTGAATACCTTGTTGAGTTGTAATAGCATGATGAATTAGTGAATGGTTAAATAGTTTTTTACTAAATAGTAATATCTGTTTTTTTATACAATGCCTTTTCAGGATTTTATTTTTTTTTAATTAAGTTATCTAATCTTTCTTTCCTGTATTTTTTCAATTTCATCTATTTATATGAGAGCTTATTTCTTCTGAATATCGCTCTTCCAACCACTTACTTTTCTTTTGGACAAGCAAAAGAAAAGTAACAAAAGAAAAAGACACCTCCAGCGATGCTTCTACCCGCAAGGCCAAAGGCTAACCTCGCCGCAGGAGGAGGCCAACGCACCTACACGTCCATACATGATTGAAGTTAACTTTACTCTCTTTGTAACATTGGAGATAGATAATTTTTTCATTCAATTTATATCGTTTATTCATTTCTAAGTGAATTTACTGGATTACTCAGGGCGGCTTTTATGGTTTGAAAACTTACTGCCAGAATAGCAATGCCCATGATACCTACTCCAGCCAAAGCAAAAATCCACCAGGAAATCTCTATCCGATAGGCAAACTTTTGCAACCATTGATTCATCAGGTATATACTGAGTGGAATAGCTACTATAAACGCAACGAGTATCAGTTTCAGGAAATCTTTGGAGAGTAATGTAAAGATGTTAGCAACTGTAGCTCCAAGCACCTTCCGGATTCCAATCTCTTTGGTACGGCGTTCAGTTGCGAAAGCTGCCAGTCCGATGAGTCCCAGACAGGAGATGAAAATAGCCAGTGCACTAAAATAGCCAAATAGCTTGCCTAGTTGCTGCTCATTGAGATATAGTTTCTCTAGTCGATCATCTACAAAGGTGAATTCAAAACGTCGGTCAGGAAAGTGCTTTTTCCAAATGGCCTCGATTTTAGCAGTTGTTTTTGCCAGCTTTCCAGGTTTGATCCGAATCAGAGGACTGCCATACTTAAACTGAGGGTTGGCTCTTAAGAGTATTACCGGAACCTCATTATGAAAGGATGTACTATGGTAATCTGCCATCACTCCAATGATTCGACCTTTCATTCCATTGAATTGAACAGATGCTCCAATAGGATTTTTTAACCCTAGCTTACGTACACCCGTTTCATTGATGATAAGAGATTTTCCCAGATCGGCTTTTTCATATTTAGTCCAGTCAATTTCCATCAGAGAGTCAATATCTATCCGATCTGCTGCATAACTCATATCAAAATCACGTCCTTCTTTTAATGGAATCTCTAGTGTTTTCAGAAAGTCAAAATCTGCTCCCAGACCATATACAGTTATGCTCTCACCTGAATGAAGCGGATCTGGTACTATCATCGACATGCCTCCGGAAGACATATTTCCAGGACTCCAGCTACTAACCGTCATAGATACAACATTAGGGTCCTGCAGAATCTCGTGTTTGATGGCTTCGGGGCTTTTGTCCAGCCAGCTTTCTATATACAGAAGATTATCTTTGTAGAATCCCAGATTTTTATGATTAATGAAATACAGCTGCTTATACACCACTATGGTAGCAACAATTAGTAGGGTTGAAACAAAGAACTGTGTTACAACCAGTACTCTACGGAGATTACCCCGGTCATTAGCCTTGTCAAAGAAACCTTTGAGAACATTAGCAGGTTTATAGGAAGAGTGTAGTAATGCAGGATAGATACCTGTCAGGATGCTAACCAAAAACGTAATCAGTGCCAGACAAAGGAATAAAGGAAGGCTTTGGGTAAAATTGATGGTAAGTGGCTTGCCGATAAATGTATACAACACAGGTAGTGTGAGTTTGTACACCCACAAAGACAATAGCCAGCACAACGCAAAAAAGCCAACCGATTCAATCAGAAACTGCCAGGTTACCTCTCTCCTGTTTGCACCCAATACTTTGCGTAAGCCAGTTTCTCTTCCTCTCTGTAACGATTGCGCTGTAGTAAGGTTGACATAGTTTATACAGGCAAGGAGCAGCAGAAATACCGCTATTACTGAAAACAGGTAAATGTATTGCATATCACCCAGACTATCAGAACCATCGTTATCTATCTTGTGTGATTTTAAACGTACATCTCTGATAGGCTGAAATTCTATCTGAACTTTTACAGGAGATTTAAGTAAGGTTTTCATATAGGCTGATACCTTAGCTGACAACTTCTCCGGATTGGTATTTTCGTTTAATAATACATATTGGGGGAATACAGTACCAAAAGCCTGAGGTTCGTTATAGCTGGTAGCATATTTCTTTAATACCAAAACATCTGCATATAGATGAGAGTTGGTAGGAATATTGTCAATAATACCTGCTATTTTAAACGATTCAGGAGATCCATAATAGGATACTTGCGAAACAACTTTTCCAACTGGATCTTCTTTCCCAAAAAGCTTTTGTGCATAATCTCGAGTGATTACAATTGTGTGGTTATCAAAGTTTTCCTTGCGGACACCTCCTTCTGAAAAATGAAAATCAAACATCGGAAAGGCTCCTGGTTCAACTATCCATGATTGGGCAGAAGCTGTTTTGTTTCCATATTGAAATAATGTCCCTAAATGATTACCACGGGTATAAGCTTCTATTTCAGGAAACTTGGTATGTAATGTATTTGCTACATGAGAAATCAGAAATGCTGATTTTTCCTCTGCTGTGCCATTTTGCTTCACCTCAATCAGCCGGAACAACTGTTTGTTTTTACTCCAGTGTTTGTCTGCAGAGACTTCATCAAGGACATAGGTAGTGATTAGCAGGCAGGCCGTTAAACCTAATGTAAGACCTAAAATATTAACCGCGGAAATAACTTTGTGTTTCCAGAAGTTTCGTATAGCTATTTTCAGGTAGTTCTTTACCATAGGTAATGGTTTGTTTGGGTAATGCTGATTTGTGATATGCCAATATAAAGCCAGATTTTCAAAAATGCGTTTTTAGCCTGCTAGCGAAGGAAATAGGTATATAAAAACGAAAAGAGTGTCCGATTGCGGACACTCTTTGTTCATTGACGAACGCATTTCGTGTTTATGTTTTCTAGGTTGGACGATTCTTAAAAGAGTACGCTATTTTCTTTTAAGAGTATTATCACCCAACGTAATCCATTTGCGCAGGCTACCTGTACCATTATTTACTACTGTAGACTCTCCAAACGCTGTCATACGTATACGTTCAGAGGCATATAGGTCCATAAGCGTTTCGCCAAACAGACTGGTTTTAACCGTTTCACCCAGAAGTTTTTCAGCATGGACCTTATTCTCACCAAATGCATTGTATTTTTGTGCTTTCGCGGTTCCACTATAAATATCTACCCGGTTTTCGCCAAACAAGGATACTTTGAGTTTTCGGGCTTTTAAGCCTGCCAGTTCCACTCTGTTTTCACCATATAATTTCAGCTTTAGTTTCTGTGCTACAAGCGTATCATTGCAGGTAAGGTCCTGTTGTCCGCGCATCTCTACATAGTTCAACTGGCGATAGGTGACATAGGCTCTGAGATGCGCTCCCGGATATAACCGTCGCCAGTAGGTAGCTTCCTTCCAGTTGCCTTCCTTTTTAGAATCAGTGATCTGTGCATCTGTTAGATACAACCGCAATGTTTTTCCTTTGGTTACCACATTAATCTTATCAGGTGTTACATTGTGGTATTCAATACGAACACTCTCTTTCTCTCCTTTGATCAATATCACATCAATAAGCGGACTGGAAACGATTTTGTTAAATTCCGGGAGATCTTTAGTTACAGTTTGGGTTTGGGCTTGTGTAGTAGCTGCCAGTGCCAATCCAACCAAGCAGGTGAAAAATGTTTTCATAGAGTCACAATTAGGTTCGGGAATTCTTGTTTTCAGGTAGATGCATATCTTTTTACAGGGGTTGCATCTACCTGAAAAGATTATTTAAAAAACTATTCTGTTTTCAGAGATTTAACCGGATTGATCAATGCCGCTTTCACCGCCTGGAAGCTCACTGTAAGGAACGCTATCAGGAGTGCCATACATCCAGCAATCGCAAACATCCACCATTGTATATCTATCCGGTAAGCAAATTTCTGAAGCCACTCATTCATGGCATACCAGGCTATAGGCCCTGCAATGAGAAGTGCAATGAGTACCAGTTTCAGAAAGTCTTTGGATAATAGTTGTACAATATTGGTAATACTGGCTCCCAATACCTTCCGGATACCTATTTCTTTGATGCGTTGTTCGGCTGTAAATGTTGCCAGCCCATATAATCCCAGACAGGAAATAAAGATCGCAATAAAGGTAAAGTAGCTTACGATAGTACCCATACGTAGCTCCGTATCATAGTTTCGCTGGAAATCCTGATCCATGAAGGTATACTCAAAGGGCTCTTCCGGATTGAATTTTTTCCATTGTGTTTCCATGAATTGCAGCATACTTTCCATTGAAGAAGTATTTACATTGACAACCATATAGTTGTAGCTTTGATTTCGATCTAATAAGAAACCAAACCGACCAATAGACTGCTGTAAGCCTTCATAATGGAAGTCTTTTACAACACCAATAATTTCATAGTCAAAAACCTCATTGTTCCAGTCAAAGTGCAGTCGCTTTCCTATGGCGTTTTCAGGTGTAAAACCAAATGCAGCTACTGCTTTTTCATTAAGTACAATGCGACTGTTGGTATCTGCGGCAAAGTTTTTGGAAAAAGGACGTCCACTGATTACTTTAAACCCAAGTGTCTCAATAAAATTATAATCTACATCATTCAATTTCACATTGACAGATTCTGCTCCTGTTTTTCCATCTGTGTAGAAATTCTGGTCACGAGCCGAAAATATACCTGGGTAAGATCCGGCAGCGGCGGCTGAAACTACCTGGCTATTCTTTTGTATCTCTGTTTTGAGAGCTTCATAATTACTTTTAGTTGTACTGGTACGCAATGGAATAACGACCTGTTGGGCCTGCTTAAAACCCAGAGACTGATCTTTCAGGTAATTCATCTGTTTCCATACTACCAGTGAAGCCAGAATCAGAATGATAGAAATTGAAAACTGAAATATAACGAGTCCTCTACGCAGATTAACAGCCGCTAGTGTATTAGTGAATTTCCCTTTTAATACCTTAATAGGTTGAAAAGAGGCCAGATAAAAAGCTGGGTAGCTACCTGCAATCAAACCTGTAATTATTGCCAGGGCAATAAATCCCAAAAAGGTAAAAACATGTTGTGCAAACACAATATGAATAGAAGTGCTGGCTAGCTGATTAAAAACCGGAAGGAATAAAAACACCAATGCACTGGCAATGATCAGGCCCAATATACTTAGTAATAGAGATTCACCAAGAAACTGACTGATTAGCATTGCTTTTTCTGCTCCTACCACTTTACGTATACCTACTTCGGCAGCTCTCTTACCAGAACGAGCAGTGGACAGATTCATAAAGTTGATACAGGCAATAAGTAGGGTAAAGATGGCAATAGATGTAAGCAAATAAACATAGCTAATACTTCCTTTGCCAGCCATCTGTCCATTATCTTCTGATTTAAGATGCAGATCAGGAACTGCCTCCAGAAACTGTTTTTTCTTGAATCCAGCTGCTTTCATATCTGCTCCTGCATACTTATCAATAAAAGTAGTTAACTTTTTCTCTAGTGCCT encodes the following:
- a CDS encoding ABC transporter ATP-binding protein, which codes for MLLQLNKVFKWYDSKAGRTFILRDVNLDVQEGEFISIMGPSGSGKSTLLHILGMMDEPSEGEYYFIEQPVHKIREKQRSELYKKYIGFVFQAYHLIDELTVYENIETPLLYHGMKSSERQSLVADILDRFHMVGKKDLFPSQLSGGQQQLVGIARAIITKPKLILADEPTGNLNSKQGEEIMDLFKQLNQEGVTIIQVTHSEKNAAYGSRIINLFDGRIEG
- a CDS encoding ABC transporter permease; translated protein: MLRNYFKIAFRNLEKNKAFSFINILGLSVGMACCMLILLYVQNEISYDKHHTRAEDMYRVGTTFVTTDQTKNMPYTPAPMAFTLKADFPEVEQATRVFVPFNEDKAIFKLSENGKVNKSFYETKGYMADSTFFDLFSYNFIEGVPHTALNEPNSVVISEEIAKKLFGNQSALNKIVHIASSNGNIDFKITGIFRPDKLSTIDGRFFMSLSSGEMGAYVRSARNFAFNNMFYTFIRLQPGSNPQALEKKLTTFIDKYAGADMKAAGFKKKQFLEAVPDLHLKSEDNGQMAGKGSISYVYLLTSIAIFTLLIACINFMNLSTARSGKRAAEVGIRKVVGAEKAMLISQFLGESLLLSILGLIIASALVFLFLPVFNQLASTSIHIVFAQHVFTFLGFIALAIITGLIAGSYPAFYLASFQPIKVLKGKFTNTLAAVNLRRGLVIFQFSISIILILASLVVWKQMNYLKDQSLGFKQAQQVVIPLRTSTTKSNYEALKTEIQKNSQVVSAAAAGSYPGIFSARDQNFYTDGKTGAESVNVKLNDVDYNFIETLGFKVISGRPFSKNFAADTNSRIVLNEKAVAAFGFTPENAIGKRLHFDWNNEVFDYEIIGVVKDFHYEGLQQSIGRFGFLLDRNQSYNYMVVNVNTSSMESMLQFMETQWKKFNPEEPFEYTFMDQDFQRNYDTELRMGTIVSYFTFIAIFISCLGLYGLATFTAEQRIKEIGIRKVLGASITNIVQLLSKDFLKLVLIALLIAGPIAWYAMNEWLQKFAYRIDIQWWMFAIAGCMALLIAFLTVSFQAVKAALINPVKSLKTE
- a CDS encoding ABC transporter permease; translated protein: MVKNYLKIAIRNFWKHKVISAVNILGLTLGLTACLLITTYVLDEVSADKHWSKNKQLFRLIEVKQNGTAEEKSAFLISHVANTLHTKFPEIEAYTRGNHLGTLFQYGNKTASAQSWIVEPGAFPMFDFHFSEGGVRKENFDNHTIVITRDYAQKLFGKEDPVGKVVSQVSYYGSPESFKIAGIIDNIPTNSHLYADVLVLKKYATSYNEPQAFGTVFPQYVLLNENTNPEKLSAKVSAYMKTLLKSPVKVQIEFQPIRDVRLKSHKIDNDGSDSLGDMQYIYLFSVIAVFLLLLACINYVNLTTAQSLQRGRETGLRKVLGANRREVTWQFLIESVGFFALCWLLSLWVYKLTLPVLYTFIGKPLTINFTQSLPLFLCLALITFLVSILTGIYPALLHSSYKPANVLKGFFDKANDRGNLRRVLVVTQFFVSTLLIVATIVVYKQLYFINHKNLGFYKDNLLYIESWLDKSPEAIKHEILQDPNVVSMTVSSWSPGNMSSGGMSMIVPDPLHSGESITVYGLGADFDFLKTLEIPLKEGRDFDMSYAADRIDIDSLMEIDWTKYEKADLGKSLIINETGVRKLGLKNPIGASVQFNGMKGRIIGVMADYHSTSFHNEVPVILLRANPQFKYGSPLIRIKPGKLAKTTAKIEAIWKKHFPDRRFEFTFVDDRLEKLYLNEQQLGKLFGYFSALAIFISCLGLIGLAAFATERRTKEIGIRKVLGATVANIFTLLSKDFLKLILVAFIVAIPLSIYLMNQWLQKFAYRIEISWWIFALAGVGIMGIAILAVSFQTIKAALSNPVNSLRNE
- a CDS encoding GIN domain-containing protein yields the protein MKTFFTCLVGLALAATTQAQTQTVTKDLPEFNKIVSSPLIDVILIKGEKESVRIEYHNVTPDKINVVTKGKTLRLYLTDAQITDSKKEGNWKEATYWRRLYPGAHLRAYVTYRQLNYVEMRGQQDLTCNDTLVAQKLKLKLYGENRVELAGLKARKLKVSLFGENRVDIYSGTAKAQKYNAFGENKVHAEKLLGETVKTSLFGETLMDLYASERIRMTAFGESTVVNNGTGSLRKWITLGDNTLKRK
- a CDS encoding ABC transporter permease, which translates into the protein MLRNYITIAFRRLWVGRVYTLINVTGLALGIVCSMVIYVFLTYELSFDTFHSQSSHIFRIVEHNHKANGTQYWNTTAYPLAEAIRSDIPGSITAQTAGPISRIISSDDGKGNIRRFEEKKILFVDKYYLQLFDFQKVFDQKENGLWIAGSPQTAFNKPNAVILTQRSAEKYFPTEVSQKETLIGKTLKLNNTDELIISGIIQNPPVNTNLLFDLIVNYQFFKTNNPYKATNWSGNYEGTTYVLLDPTIQPSTFEKQLAALKKKYMKAEDDRRSSYFLQPLTDIHTQTQYGSLGSYTVQKELLWSLASLGVFLILIACINFINLTTAQAVKRSKEVGIRKAIGGTQLQLFFQFVSETFLIVVIAVGLSTVFLHWLLSSLNSYLTIIELDLQIDSTLIVFSILLCIIVSIIAGFYPAIVLTHYQPIKALKGVIKTGSYGLLLRKGLIIFQFGITYCLLVGMLIVAQQMDYFQHKDLGFVTEAVVTVKMPPNQTAMQQEQFRQRLLAHPSIKQVSYSSGAPTTANSYGTDFRLPSEPLTQMRQAEMKVVDLPYASLYNLTVLSGQWLSEANRMPDGQGFNGFVVNETLIKMLGLTPEKAVGQTLIISEGEAPIVGVVRDFHNTSLQQSIKPCVLLLWNKDFIEESSIRLQLPHNNPLAIQSTLAFIEDTWKEAFPEGVYQYAFLKDTLAKNYLVENLIFDAFRVFAVISIFISCLGLFGLITHTSEQRTKEIGIRKVLGASVQQIVLLLSGDFLWLIGIAFIATIPLIWYIMHEWLQKFTYKIEIRWWMFGLSGAIAFIIALATICVQAIRSALANPTQSLRSE